In Thermomonas carbonis, a single genomic region encodes these proteins:
- a CDS encoding DUF2785 domain-containing protein, translating to MRGKRVWLGLALLACAPAMAACPPPGQDRASLETLKLAGFAVAEAAGKQAMAMGLIDCLGDPDPLLRDGIAFEALQHWMRAGDFDAAVLRGLRDALFARLEAPDPQGVSRPFAALVLAEVARTDRVAPWMSPTERDAMLARATAYLGSVQDYRGFEAGIGWRHGVAHAADWLLQLSLNPALDAAQLQRILDALALQAVPASGHAYVFGESDRLVQPVAYVARRGMLTEAAWQTWLDRLTARLGPMPASGDAAWLARRHDLSAFLAALYIQADASQNEALRALKPLIAKALLGG from the coding sequence ATGCGCGGAAAGAGAGTGTGGTTGGGATTGGCCCTGCTGGCCTGCGCGCCGGCGATGGCGGCCTGTCCGCCGCCCGGACAGGATCGGGCCAGCCTGGAAACGTTGAAGTTGGCCGGTTTCGCGGTGGCGGAAGCGGCCGGCAAGCAGGCCATGGCGATGGGCTTGATCGATTGCCTCGGCGATCCCGATCCGCTGCTGCGCGATGGCATCGCCTTCGAGGCCTTGCAGCACTGGATGCGCGCGGGCGATTTCGATGCTGCAGTACTTCGTGGCCTGCGCGATGCGTTGTTCGCACGCCTCGAAGCGCCGGATCCACAGGGCGTGTCGCGGCCGTTCGCCGCGCTGGTGCTGGCCGAGGTGGCACGCACCGACCGGGTCGCGCCATGGATGTCGCCGACCGAGCGCGACGCGATGCTGGCGCGTGCCACGGCGTATCTCGGGTCGGTGCAGGACTACCGCGGCTTCGAGGCCGGGATCGGCTGGCGTCACGGCGTCGCCCACGCTGCCGACTGGCTGCTGCAGCTGTCGCTGAACCCGGCGCTGGACGCCGCGCAACTGCAGCGCATCCTCGATGCGCTCGCGTTGCAGGCCGTTCCGGCATCGGGCCATGCCTACGTGTTTGGCGAGTCCGACCGGCTGGTGCAGCCGGTCGCCTATGTGGCTCGCCGCGGCATGTTGACCGAAGCCGCCTGGCAGACGTGGTTGGATCGCCTGACGGCGAGGCTCGGCCCCATGCCAGCGAGCGGCGACGCAGCCTGGCTGGCGCGCCGGCATGACCTCAGCGCGTTCCTCGCTGCCCTCTATATCCAGGCGGATGCGAGCCAGAACGAGGCGCTGCGCGCGCTGAAGCCGCTCATCGCGAAGGCGTTGCTCGGCGGCTAA